The DNA region GACAACGTCGGCGCCCTTGCCGAGGTTGGCAGAGGCGATGAGGTTCTTGGCATTCTCCTCGGCGGAGACACGCTGGGAGAGGTAGGTGTGGGTGGCGGCAAAGGACTTGGCAAAGTCCAGTTTCGACTGGACAATGTCGACCTGGACGATCTTGGTGGCGCCGAAGGAGGCAGCGACGGCGGCACAGAGGAGGCCGACGGGGCCGGCGCCCATGACGACAACGCTGTTGCCAGGCTGGACGCGGGCCTGCTTGACGATGTGAACAGCCACGGCGAGAGGCTCGATGAGGGCGCCCTCTTGGAGAGACACGTTGTCGGGCAGCTTATAGCAGAAGTCGTGGGGAGCGGACCAGAAGCCTGTTAGCGTGCCGTCGTAGGGGGGAGTGGCGGCGAAGACCATCTCGTGGCAGAGGTTGTAGCTGCCGCCAAGGCAGTcggggcagcggcggcagggGTAGCCGGGCTCGAGGGCAACACGGTCACCCTTCTTGAGGTCTGTGACTCCGGAGCCAACCTCAACGACGGTACCGGCGGACTCGTGGCCGAGGACCATGGGGTCCTTCACGACGAAGTGGCCAATGGCGCCGTGGACCCAGTAGTGGACATCAGAGCCGCAGATGCCGGTGTAGTTGATGGCGACGAGAACATCGTGGGGGGACTTGAGCTTGGGGATTGGGCGCTCCTCGAAGGAGACGTCATTGGGCTTGTTGAGGACGAAAGAAAGGTTCTGTTTGGCATCGGTTAGCTTGCGCGGTAGGGGGGTAGTTGTTGAAGCTCTTGAAAGCTATGACGGAACTTACGGAAGACATTGTGACTATGGGAGGGCTGCGCAAGAACTGTACAAGAAAGAATAAGAGAGATTCAATGAGCTATCAGCGCTTGCTTGCGGAGCGGAACTGATTAGGGGATTGTCAAGAAAAAGGATggacaagagagagagagaaggaagacACCAGGGCCTACGAATATATACGAAAGCCAAGTCGAGCCACCCCGACTCAGGAGCTAATGTTCAATCTCCCAGCAAGAAGAGTAAACCCGCTTCTCGGAGATATCCCAGATGGCCAGAACCTACCAGGAGGACCGCAACGATGGATGAActggatggaggggggggcgaGTGCGGggagcttctcctccaaagtGCCCCTCCATGCGCGTGTACCTGACCGGTGACCACCAGTGTGACAATCTCGGTGGCCTGGAAGGTTGGGCTCGATACCATGCTGTAGAGAAAACCCCCCACTGCAGGGCGGGCATTACGCCATGGATTCCATGGCTTTACACGGCGCCCATCTTGGTCTCTTTTCCTGGTGTTGCAGGTGAAGGATCGAGCTCTGGGAGAGCTTGAAGCACAGGACCCCACCCCACGAAATGCTCGACATTTATCCAGACATTTTACCCGCTCCAATCAAAATCGGAGCGCATTTCCGGTGGTATCCGCTCCTGCGAGGGGGATATCATCTTTTTCACTCCTTCTGGTGCCTGATGCAGCGCTGTCAAACCTGGACACCTGGACCAGGTGTCAGCTGAGAGTCAGAGACTTCTCAGGataaaaacaaaaaaaggagaaTGGTTAATGTCGGCTGAAGTTGTTTTGTTGGATTGCCGCAGGGTTGGACTCGGGCGCCCGAGCGACTGGGTGGACTGGGATGAGAAAGCACCATGAGGGCATTGTGGGCTGATTGAGTTCTTCGGAGCCTGGTTCGTGGGAGGGCAGAGGATTTGATATGCCGCTGCAACGGAACCTCAAATGCAAGTGCGGCTCGAGGGTGTGTGGTCGCTTGCGCGTGATCGAGATGCATTCGCTACTGCACCAATGCCTTTGACATATCTATTATACCGCTGAGCGCGGCAGTTGGAGCTGCGATCTCGGAATGATATCAGTTTTACGATATGTAACCTATCCAAGGGGGATCACCAAGGGTAAAACAGTCCAAAGATGCAATCATCTTTTTTGTACCAGTTGGCATTACGTCCGTGGAAGATATACagtccaaaaagaaaaccacaGCTATTATTTAGCCAACAAGTAAAAGAATGATGAGAGTGGGATTCGAACCCACGCCCCTTTCGAGACCAGGAAATACTTTACAGTATGATAATTCAAGTGGACCTGAACCTGGCGCCTTAGACCGCTCGGCCATCTCACCGTGTTGTCATGTAAACTGGCGACAAATTTTATCCCTAAGTTCATACAAGACACTCGGCATCTGAATGCAACTTGAAAAGgggcccccttttccctgtATCTCGGCGCAACCCAGACTCCCAATCCTTAAAAACACGACACTCAAACATCTTCACACTAATTCTCAGAAGTCAACTAATCCGA from Podospora pseudoanserina strain CBS 124.78 chromosome 1, whole genome shotgun sequence includes:
- the XYL2_2 gene encoding Endo-1,4-beta-xylanase 2 (COG:Q; EggNog:ENOG503NU8H) → MSSNLSFVLNKPNDVSFEERPIPKLKSPHDVLVAINYTGICGSDVHYWVHGAIGHFVVKDPMVLGHESAGTVVEVGSGVTDLKKGDRVALEPGYPCRRCPDCLGGSYNLCHEMVFAATPPYDGTLTGFWSAPHDFCYKLPDNVSLQEGALIEPLAVAVHIVKQARVQPGNSVVVMGAGPVGLLCAAVAASFGATKIVQVDIVQSKLDFAKSFAATHTYLSQRVSAEENAKNLIASANLGKGADVVIDASGAEPSIQTSLHVVRMGGTYVQGGMGKSDINFPIMALCLKEVTARGSFRYGSGDYKLAIELVAAGKVDVKKLVNGVVAFKDAESAFKKVKEGEVIKILIAGPNEKVETELDTSVDPAKLEAAKGNTGCC